GTGGGGGGGGGGGGGGGGGGGGGTTGGGGGGGGGGGGCGCGGTCTGCGGCCCGCCCCGCCGCCGGTGCTCGAGCTGCCCCTGGACCGCTCGCGGCCGCCCCGCCCCAGCTATCGCGGCGCCATGGTTCCGATGCGGTGGCAAGAGCCGCTGGTGGAGGACCTCCACCGCCTGGCCCGAGATCACCGGGCCACCCTCTTCATGGTGCTGCTGGCCGGGTGGCAGGTCCTGCTGGCGCGCTACGCCGGCTGCCGGGAGCTGACCACCGGTACCCCCATCGCCAACCGCACCCGGGTGGAGACGGAAGGTCTCATCGGCCTCTTCGTCAACACCCTGGTGCTGCGCACGGATCTCTCCGACGCTCCCACCTTCGCGGCGGTGCTGGAGCGGGTGCGGGAGTCGGCGCTGGCGGCCTACGAGCATCAGGAAGTGCCCTTCGAGCAGCTGGTGGACGGGCTGGTGAGTCGCCGGGAGATGAGCGTGTCGCCCCTCTTCCAGGTCTTCTTCCAGCTCCAGAACGCCCCGGTGGCGGCTCTGGAGGTGCAGGGCCTGAAGCTCGAGCCTTGGCCCGCCACCCTCGGCACCGGGGTCGAATCGCTGGCCAAATTCGATCTCACCCTGGCTCTGGAAGAGCGCGGTGGGGAGCTGCGGGGAGGGCTGCAATACGCCCGGGATCTCTTCGACCGCTCTACGGTCCAGCGCCAGGTGAGTCACCTGCGGCGGCTGTTGGAGGGCGCCGTGGCGAATCCTCGCAGGCCGCTGGCGGCGCTGGAAGTGGTGACACCGGCGGAGCGCCATCAGCTGCTGCGAGAGTGGGCCGTCGGCGAGGAGAGGACAGAATCCTCCTCGTTGGAAGAGTGGACTCCCGAGTCCCCGGTGCATCGCCGCATTGCCATCTTGGCGCGCCGCCGGCCGGAGAGAACGGCGGTGGCCTGGGCGGACGGCAGCTGGAGCTACGGCGAGCTGAGGGCGGCGGTGGAAGCCTTGGCGTCGCGGCTGGCGGCGCGGGGAATCGGCCGCGGCGATCGGGTGGGGGTGTGTCTGGAGCGCGGCCCCTGGCTGCTGGCGTCGCTGCTGGCGGTGCTCGAAACCGGGGCGGCCTACGTGCCTCTGGACCCCCAATATCCCGGCGAACGGCTGATCTACATCCAGCAGGATGCCGGCCTGCGCCTGGTGCTGACGACACCGAATCTGGAGCATCTGCTGGCTTCGGGGGTGGAGTCCATGGTCCCCGATGGTGGAGCTCCCGAGGGGCCGGTGTCAGAGCTGGAGCCGCCGGATCTGGAACCAACGGACCTCGCCTACATCATCTACACCTCCGGCTCCACCGGCGTGCCCAAGGGGGTGGCGGTGCCGCACCGGGGGGTGATCAATTTCCTCGACGCCATGGCCTGGCGGCCGGGCATCGAGCCCGAGGATCTGCTGCTCTCGGTGAGCTCGGCCTCCTTCGACATCACGGTGCTGGAGTTCTACCTCCCCTTGCTCCACGGTGCCCGGGTATTCCTGGTCACGGCCCAGGAGGCGGCGGACGGGCTGCAGCTGCGGCGCCGGCTGGAGAGCACCGGCGCGACCCTGATGCAGGCCACCCCCGCTACCTGGCGCATGTTGCGCAGCGTCGGTTGGCAGGGCAGCTCCTCGTTGCGGACTCTATGCGGCGCCGAGGCCATGCCCGGAGAGCTGGCGGAAGAGCTCACCGGGAGCTGCGCCGAGCTGTGGAATCTCTACGGCCCCACCGAGACCACCGTCTGGTCGTCGGCGAAGAGCCTGAGCCAGGACACCCGCGGACGGGTCGACATCACCATCGGACGGCCGGTGGCGGGCACCCGCTCCCACATCCTCGGCCGCGACCAGCGACCCCTGCCCGCCGGGGCGGTGGGGGAGCTCGTCATCGGCGGTGCCGGCGTCGTCTGGGGGTATTGGGGGCTGCCGGCGCGCACCGCCGAGGTCTTCGTCCCCGATCCTTGGAGCCCCGTTCCCGGCGGCCGCATGTACCGCACCGGTGACCTGGGGCGCTGGCGCGGCGACGGCGATCTGCTGTGCCTGGGCCGCATCGATCAGCAGGTCAAGGTCCGGGGCCACCGCATCGAGCCCGGCGAGATCGAAACCGTGCTGGGCCGCCACCCGGGGGTGCAGCGGGCGGTGGTGACGGTGCATCGGGACCCGCAGCGGGGGGACCATCTGGTGGCCTATTGGGTCGCCGAGGGCACCTCACTGGATAGCTCGCCGCCGGATAGCTCGCCTCCGGAACCCGAGGAGCTGCGCGCCCACGCCCGCCGCCAGCTGCCGGAGTCGATGATCCCCAGCCTCTTCCAGCTGCTGCCGGAGCTGCCCCTGACCCCCAGCGGCAAGATCGACCGCCGGGCTCTGCCGGAGCCGCAGTGGGGGAGCTCGGAGCGCGGTGAGGACGATCTCGGGGAGAGGCTCGCCGGCCCTCAGGAGGAGGTGCTGCGGCAGATCTTCTCCTCGGTGCTGGGCATCGAGCGGATCCGCCGGGACGACGATTTCTTTGCTCTCGGCGGCCACTCGTTGCTGGCCACCCAGGTGATGGCCCGGGTCAACCACGTTCTGGGGCAGGAGCTGCCCCTGCGGACGCTCTTCGAGGCTCCCTCCGTGGGGCAGCTGGCCCAGCGTTTGCGCGCTGCCGGAGAGGAGTCCGACGAGCCCATCGTGCCGGTGCCTCGGGAGGCGGACCTGCCCCTATCCTTCGAGGAGCAGCGGCTGTGGGTGTTGCAGCAGATGGATGCGGCGAGCAGTGCCTACAACATGCCCCTGGCCTTCCGCGCCGAGGGCCCCCTGCGGCCCCAGGCACTGGAGGGGGCGCTGCGGGGCCTAGTGCGCCGCCACGAGATCCTGCACACCGTTTATCCCCAGGGAGAGGGCGGTCCGGAGCGGCGGATTCTGCCGCCGGAGCAGGGCTTGACCGGTGCCGCCGGGTCGTTCGACGAATCCTTCGACGAGCCGCCTGTCGGGGTCGTCCTTCCGGTGGTGGATCTGTCCGCCATCGACCCGTCCCGCCGGGACGAGTTGGGGCAGGAGCTGGCTCGCCGCCGCCTCGGCCAGCCCTTCGATCTTCAGCGTGGACCGCTGATCAGGACGCTGCTACTGAGACTCGGGGACCATCGCCATCGCTTCCTGCTGGCCTTCCACCACATCGTCACCGACGGTTGGTCCTTGGTGGTCACCACCCGGGACCTGGTGTCCAGCTATCGAGCACGGGTCTCCGGCGAGGAGTCGGCTTTGGCGCCGTTGCCGGTGCAATACGCCGACTTTGCCGCCTGGCAGCACCGCCGTCTAACGGAGGAAGCCCTGGCTCGGCGCATCGACGTTTGGCGCCAGCGCCTGAGGGGAGCTCCCACCGAGCTGCAGCTACCCCCGGATCGTCCCCGCACCGAGCCCACCCACCGTCCCGCCGGCCTGGAGGTGCTGCGGGTGCCGCGTCCGGTGGTGGAGCCGCTGGAGGAGCTGGCCCGGGCAGAGGGAGCGACCCTCTTCATGGCTGCCCTGGCGGCGTTCCAGGTGGTGGTCTTCAGCGTCACGGGGCAGCGGGAATTCCTCCTCGCCAGCGACGTGGCCAACCGCGGCCGGCTGGAGACCGAGGACCTGGTGGGATTCTTCATCAACCAGGTGGTGCTGCGCTGTGGCCTGGATGGCGAGGCTTCCCTGCGCCAGCTCCTGGAGACCACCCGCCGGGTTTGCTTCGAGGCTTACGCCGATCAGGATCTGCCCTTCAACCGTCTGGTGGAAGGGCTCAAGGTCAAGCGCCAGCCGGGGGTGACTCCGTTGGTCCAGGTCTGCTTCAACTTCCAGAATCTGCCGCCGGCGGAGGTGCAGGTCGAGGAGCTGACGGTGCATCCGGAGGGCATCGAGCCTCAGGAGGCGCGCTTCGATCTGGTGGTCAATTGCCGCGAAGGAGAGGCGGGGCTGGCGTGCTTCATGGAGTACGACGCAGCACTCTTCGACGCGGCGACGGTGCGCCGTTGGGGTAGCCAGCTGCAGCGGGCCCTGGAGCTCCTGGGGAGCGATCCGGATCAGCCCGTGGCGGCAGCGGTGGCGGAGCTCGAGGCCTTGGGGAGAGAGCTCGCCAAGGAGCAGCTGGAGGAGCTCAAGACGGCCCGGCGTCCGAAGCTCAAGAAGATCAAACGCCGGAGTGTCCACAAGGTTTAGATGGATCGGATGACCATGCACGAAGACGTTCTAGAAGGTTTTGAGCTCTCACCGCAGCAGCGGTATCTGTGGTCCGTGGAGGAGGCGGGCACTCGATACCCCTACTGCGTTCAGCTGGCGGTGGAGCTGGTGGGAGAGGTGGACGAAGAGCGTCTCGAGGAGGCGCTGGAGTCCCTGGTGGCGCAGCACGAGATCCTGCGCACCGGCTTTGCCACCTTGCCGGGCATGACCCTGCCCATGCAGGTGGTGCGGGAGCCCGGCGACGGCGCTCCGGGGCACCGCATTCTGGAGCGGCGGGAGCTGCGGGACGGCGACTCCGTGGACCGCCGCCGCAGCCTGGATCGCTGGTTCCGGGAGGAGCGCCTTCGGCCCTTCGCCACGGCCGACGGCGAGGTCCTGCGGGCGCTGCTGGTGGTGATGGACGACCGGCATCGGGCGCTTTGCCTGACCCTGCCGGCGCTGGCCGCCGACGCCGCTACCCTGGGTCTGCTGTGGGGAGAGCTGTGGCAGGCCTACCAGGGCGAAGTCGTGGAGGAGGAGGGCGACGAGGCGGTGCAATACGCCGACGTCGCGGCCTTCCTCAACGAGGTTTTGGATTCGGAGGAGGCGGCGGCGGGCCTGGCCTATTGGCGCAACACCACCAAGGTGCGGGGGGAGGAGAGCTCCCTGCCGTTCGTCCGTAGCGGGGGCGGCGAACCCTTCGAGGTGGCGGTGACGAGTCTTCGCCTGCCGGCGTCTTTGGGACGGCGGCTGGGCGCCGCGGCGGCGGATGCCGGCGGCAGTCTCGAGGCCCTGCTCCTCCTCGCCTGGCAGCGGCTGGCGGCGCGGCTCACCGGTGGGGATCCGCTGGTGGCCAAGGCCTTCGACGGCCGCGCCCAAGAGGAGCTGGCGGAGATGCTCGGCCCCTTGACCCAATATCTTCCGCTGGCGCCGCGGAGCGCCGGCGCCCAGACCTGGCCCGAGGCCCTGGTAGCTCTGGACGAGCAGCTGGAGGACATGGCCCAATGGCAGGAGTACTACGATCGTGAGCGTCTCCAGGAGGCCGCCGGCGCTGTCGCTCCGCCGCTTCTGGGTTTCGACTGCCAGAGCCTCGCCGATGACGCGCTCTCAGCCGGCAGTCCGGCGTTGGGATCGGTACTCGTTTTCAAGAGCTGTCCTGAGGCTTTCGCACTGCGTCTCTCGGTGCTCGTGGCGCCCTCCGACGAGCTCTTGGTGCGCTGCTTCTTCGACCGTTCCCGCTTCGAGCCGCGCTTCCTGGGCTCCATTCCCGGTGCCTACCGCGAGCTCTTGGAAGAGATGCTCCAGCGGCCCGACGCGATCCTGTCTTCCCTCGGGAGCCCGCAGAGGGTCCAGCGTCACCACCTGCTGGTGGAGCTCAACGACAGCGCCGCCGACTTCGGGCCGCCGGCCTGCCTGCATCAGCTGGTAGCCCGGCGAGCGGCGGAGCGGCCGTCGGCGCCGGCGGTGGAGCTGGCCTGGGAAGGAGCCGAAGAGCCTCTGACCTACGGTGAGCTGCAGCGCCGGGTGCAGCTTCTGGCCCGCCGGCTGGTGCACCATGGGGTGACGCCGGAGACGGTGGTGGGGGTGTGTCTGGAACGCTCCTACGAGCTGGTCATCACCCTCTTGGCGGTGCTCGAAGCCGGCGGCGCCTATCTGCCCCAGGACCCCGACTATCCCGTCGAACGGCTGGCCACCATGCTCGAAGCCAGCGGTGCGGCGCTGGTGGTCACCACCCCCGAGCTGGAGTCGGCGCTGCCGGTGTCGGAGACGCCGAGGCTGGTGCTGACGCCGGAGCTCTTCACCGCCGAAGAGGGCTCCGGCGATGCCGCCGGACCGGATGCGAGAGAGCCGGTGACCCTGCCGCCGGGAGATCCGGACCGCCTGGCCTACGTGATCTACACCTCCGGCTCCACCGGTGTTCCCAAGGGGGTGATGATCAGCCACCGCTCGATCCTCAACCGCATCCTGTGGATGCCCTCGCGCTTCGATCTGGGGCCGGAGGATCGGGTGCTCCACAAGACGCCCTTCAGCTTCGACGCCTCGGTGTGGGAGATCTTCCTGCCCCTGCTGTTGGGGGCTCGGCTGGTGCTGGCGCGGCCCGGCGGTCACCGCGACAGCGGCTACATGGTGCACGCCCTGCGCCGGCACGAGATCACCGTCTTCCAGCTGGTGCCGTCGATGTTGCGGGTGGTGTTGGACGAGCCGGAGCTCGCTCAATGCACCTCCTTGCGCTATCTGTTCAGCGGTGGTGAGGCGCTGCCGGCGGAGGTTGAGGAGCGGGTGGCGGCGACTCTGGACGTGCATCTGGAGAATCTCTACGGTCCCACCGAGACCTCCATCGACGCCAGCTCCTGGAGCTGCCGCGGCGAGCGGTGGTCGGCGGTGGTGCCTTTGGGCCGGCCGCTGAGCAATCTGCGCCTCTATCTGCTGGACCGCCGGCTGCGGCCGGTGACCGCCGGCGCCGAGGGGGAGATCTTCGTCGGCGGCGTGGGGCTGGCCCGGGGCTATCACCGCCGGCCCGGCCTCACCGCCGAGCGCTTCGTGCCGGATCCCTTCGCCTCGGCACCGGGGGGGCAGCGGCTCTACCGCACCGGGGACCGCGGACGCCTGCGCGGGGACGGCACCTTCCACTTCCTGGGCCGCCTGGACCAGCAGGTCAAGCTGCGCGGCTTCCGCATCGAGTTGGGGGAGATCGAAGCGGTGCTCGGCCGGCATCCGACGGTGGCGGCGGCGGCGGTGGTGTTGCGCAGCGGCGTCGGCGGCGATCAGCTGGTGGCCTACGCGGTGCCGCGCATCGCCACCGACGAGATCCCGGCGGCGGAGCAAGGGGCCACCCTGCGGCGCCATCTGGAAGAGCAGCTGCCGGAGTACATGGTGCCGGCCAATATCGTGCTCCTGGACGAGCTGCCCCTGACCCCCAGCGGCAAGCTCGACCGGCGGGCGCTGCCGGAGCCCGTGGAGGAAGTGGTCCAGCGTGAGTACGTGGCGCCCCGGACGGCGGCGGAGGAGCTGCTGACGGCGCTCTTCGCCGAGCTGCTGGAGCTTGACCGGGTGGGGGTCGAGGACGATTTCTTCGAGCTCGGCGGCCACTCCCTGCTGGTCACCCAGCTGACCTCCCGGCTGCGCGCTCAGCACGGCGTCGAGCTGCCCATGCGCACCCTCTTCGAAGCTTCCACGGTGGCGCTGCTGGCGCCGCTCTTCGAACAGGCCCGGAGCGCCGGTGCGGCGGAGGAGGTACCCTTGGAACCGGTGCCGCGGGAGCCCGCGCCGCCCCTCTCCTTCGCCCAACAGCGGCTGTGGTTCCTGCACCAGCTGGAGCCCGCCAGCGCCGCTTACAACCTGCCCGTCAGCCTGCGTTTGCAGGGCGATCTGGATCTGCCGCTGCTGCACCGGGCGATGAGCGGCGTGGTGGAACGGCACGAGGTGCTGCGTACGACGTTCGACGAGGTGGCGGGGGAGCCGCGGCAGATGATCCGCTCGGTAGCTCTCTCCCTGGTGGCCCTCCCGCTGGTCGATCTGAGCGCCTTGGAGCCGGAGGCAGCCCGGCGGGCAGGGGAGAAGCTCGCCCGCCGCTCGGTGGCTCAGCCCTTCGATCTGCGGCGGGCGCCGCTGCTGCGGATGCTGTTGCTGCGGCTGCCGAAGGATTCGGCGGCGCCCCGGGAGCATTGGGCTGTGGCGACTCTGCACCACATCGTCACCGACGGCTGGTCCAACGCCCTGTGGGTGGCGGAGGTGGCGGAGCTCTACCGCGCCGGCGCCGAGGGGCGGCCGCCGGAGCTGCCGGAACTGCCGGTGCAATATGCCGATTTCGCCGTCTGGCAGCGGCGCTGGCTCGCCGCTGGCGCGGAGGTGGATCAGCTGGAATATTGGCGCCGTCAGCTGGCGGGGGAGCTGCCGCCGGTGGATCTGCCGGCGGATCGCCCGCGGCCGCCGGTGCAGCGGCACCGGGGAGCCCTGCGCAGCCGCCGGCTGCCGGCGGACCTGGGGGCGGAGCTGGAGGCCCAGGGCCGCGGCGCCGGCGCCACCCTCTTCATGACCCTGCTGGCGCTGGCCAAGGCGCATATCGCGCGGGTCACGGGGCTCGACGACGTGGTGGTGGGATCCCCCACCGCCAACCGCCCGCGGCCGGAGCTGGAGCCGCTGGTGGGCTTCTTCGTCAACACCCTGGCGCTGCGCACCTCCCTGGCCGGCGATCCTTCCTTCCAGCAGCTGCTGGAGCGGGTGCGGGAGG
This portion of the Acidobacteriota bacterium genome encodes:
- a CDS encoding amino acid adenylation domain-containing protein; this translates as MLELPLDRSRPPRPSYRGAMVPMRWQEPLVEDLHRLARDHRATLFMVLLAGWQVLLARYAGCRELTTGTPIANRTRVETEGLIGLFVNTLVLRTDLSDAPTFAAVLERVRESALAAYEHQEVPFEQLVDGLVSRREMSVSPLFQVFFQLQNAPVAALEVQGLKLEPWPATLGTGVESLAKFDLTLALEERGGELRGGLQYARDLFDRSTVQRQVSHLRRLLEGAVANPRRPLAALEVVTPAERHQLLREWAVGEERTESSSLEEWTPESPVHRRIAILARRRPERTAVAWADGSWSYGELRAAVEALASRLAARGIGRGDRVGVCLERGPWLLASLLAVLETGAAYVPLDPQYPGERLIYIQQDAGLRLVLTTPNLEHLLASGVESMVPDGGAPEGPVSELEPPDLEPTDLAYIIYTSGSTGVPKGVAVPHRGVINFLDAMAWRPGIEPEDLLLSVSSASFDITVLEFYLPLLHGARVFLVTAQEAADGLQLRRRLESTGATLMQATPATWRMLRSVGWQGSSSLRTLCGAEAMPGELAEELTGSCAELWNLYGPTETTVWSSAKSLSQDTRGRVDITIGRPVAGTRSHILGRDQRPLPAGAVGELVIGGAGVVWGYWGLPARTAEVFVPDPWSPVPGGRMYRTGDLGRWRGDGDLLCLGRIDQQVKVRGHRIEPGEIETVLGRHPGVQRAVVTVHRDPQRGDHLVAYWVAEGTSLDSSPPDSSPPEPEELRAHARRQLPESMIPSLFQLLPELPLTPSGKIDRRALPEPQWGSSERGEDDLGERLAGPQEEVLRQIFSSVLGIERIRRDDDFFALGGHSLLATQVMARVNHVLGQELPLRTLFEAPSVGQLAQRLRAAGEESDEPIVPVPREADLPLSFEEQRLWVLQQMDAASSAYNMPLAFRAEGPLRPQALEGALRGLVRRHEILHTVYPQGEGGPERRILPPEQGLTGAAGSFDESFDEPPVGVVLPVVDLSAIDPSRRDELGQELARRRLGQPFDLQRGPLIRTLLLRLGDHRHRFLLAFHHIVTDGWSLVVTTRDLVSSYRARVSGEESALAPLPVQYADFAAWQHRRLTEEALARRIDVWRQRLRGAPTELQLPPDRPRTEPTHRPAGLEVLRVPRPVVEPLEELARAEGATLFMAALAAFQVVVFSVTGQREFLLASDVANRGRLETEDLVGFFINQVVLRCGLDGEASLRQLLETTRRVCFEAYADQDLPFNRLVEGLKVKRQPGVTPLVQVCFNFQNLPPAEVQVEELTVHPEGIEPQEARFDLVVNCREGEAGLACFMEYDAALFDAATVRRWGSQLQRALELLGSDPDQPVAAAVAELEALGRELAKEQLEELKTARRPKLKKIKRRSVHKV